The following coding sequences are from one Candidatus Binatia bacterium window:
- a CDS encoding substrate-binding domain-containing protein, whose translation MSTAHAVMGLLARGERYGYEIRRELEAEFGPEWRIDFGQLYRLLASIRREGWVAVRLEPGKQGPDRRVYAITRRGRAELKRWLQGSTVTPEHGRDEFPLKVRFGLAAGSVDVGALIAERRRILEVRRRAHEDRSEAAQRKRDAGAWLLAEAHIRRTETALSWLQSCEAVVPARHASPRAPVEAAALVAVGSDDPVFDLLVRLAAEQHPEMRFSASPAGSIAGLIALREQRAQVAGIHLLDVDSGEYNIPFVKHVLPEEPIILIHLAQRQQGLMVAAGNPKGIRHLRDLTRSGVRIINRQRGAGTRLLLHHRLRQAKIDPQAIAGYEHEAPTHNAVAAAITAGSADVGLGIRAVAQAWGLEFIPLGYERYELAIARPVFDSARLRPLLEVMHQDAFRRKAAALSGYDISHMSEVVADFH comes from the coding sequence GTGTCGACAGCCCATGCCGTAATGGGCCTGCTCGCGCGAGGTGAGCGGTACGGTTACGAGATCAGGCGCGAACTCGAAGCCGAGTTCGGTCCAGAGTGGCGCATCGATTTCGGGCAGCTCTACCGTCTGCTGGCGTCGATAAGGCGCGAAGGATGGGTCGCGGTGCGCCTTGAGCCAGGCAAGCAGGGGCCTGACCGCAGGGTGTACGCCATTACCCGGCGCGGGCGTGCGGAACTCAAGCGTTGGCTGCAGGGGTCCACCGTTACGCCTGAGCATGGCCGTGACGAATTCCCGCTGAAGGTTCGATTCGGCTTGGCGGCCGGTTCTGTGGACGTTGGCGCACTGATTGCCGAACGGCGCCGCATCCTGGAGGTGCGACGCCGGGCACATGAGGATCGGTCCGAGGCGGCGCAACGCAAACGCGACGCCGGCGCGTGGTTGCTTGCCGAGGCCCATATACGCCGCACGGAGACGGCACTCTCCTGGCTCCAATCCTGCGAGGCGGTCGTCCCGGCACGCCACGCTTCGCCGCGTGCCCCGGTCGAGGCGGCAGCACTGGTCGCCGTCGGCAGTGACGACCCGGTGTTCGATTTGCTCGTGCGCCTGGCGGCAGAGCAGCATCCGGAGATGCGTTTTTCCGCAAGCCCGGCCGGCAGCATCGCCGGACTGATCGCCTTGCGCGAACAGCGGGCGCAGGTTGCCGGCATCCATCTACTTGACGTCGATTCAGGTGAGTACAACATTCCGTTCGTGAAACACGTGCTGCCGGAGGAGCCGATCATCCTCATTCACCTGGCGCAGCGCCAGCAGGGGCTCATGGTCGCGGCCGGTAACCCCAAGGGGATTCGACATCTCCGCGATCTGACGCGCTCCGGCGTCCGCATCATCAATCGCCAGCGCGGTGCCGGTACGCGGCTGTTGCTGCATCACCGGCTGCGCCAGGCGAAGATCGATCCGCAGGCGATCGCCGGCTATGAACATGAGGCGCCGACCCACAACGCGGTTGCCGCCGCCATCACGGCGGGGTCGGCGGACGTCGGGCTAGGCATCCGCGCCGTTGCCCAGGCGTGGGGATTGGAATTCATCCCGCTCGGGTACGAGCGCTATGAGCTGGCGATCGCGCGGCCGGTCTTCGACTCGGCACGGCTTCGGCCACTGTTGGAAGTGATGCATCAGGACGCCTTTCGCCGGAAGGCTGCCGCATTGAGTGGCTACGACATCTCACACATGAGCGAAGTTGTGGCCGATTTTCATTGA
- a CDS encoding PaaI family thioesterase, translating into MAAPIPEEVNRLFSSAPFIAALGIQLDSVGQGECTTVMALEDRHLQQDGFVHAGVQATMADHTAGAAAATLLQKGQIVLTAEFKINLLRAAKGQRLICRSKVLKPGTQLTVVESEVFCVASGEERLVSKATATMAIVNRRGA; encoded by the coding sequence GTGGCTGCACCAATCCCTGAGGAAGTGAATCGACTCTTCAGCAGCGCGCCGTTCATCGCCGCCCTCGGGATCCAACTCGACTCCGTTGGTCAAGGTGAATGCACGACGGTGATGGCGCTCGAAGATCGCCATCTACAACAGGACGGTTTCGTGCACGCAGGCGTACAGGCCACCATGGCCGACCACACGGCGGGAGCCGCTGCCGCCACACTCCTGCAGAAGGGTCAGATCGTGCTGACCGCCGAATTCAAAATCAATCTGCTCCGCGCCGCAAAAGGTCAGCGGCTCATCTGCAGATCCAAGGTCCTCAAGCCGGGAACGCAGCTGACCGTCGTCGAGTCAGAGGTCTTCTGCGTCGCATCGGGAGAGGAGCGCCTCGTTTCCAAAGCGACCGCCACCATGGCGATAGTCAACCGACGAGGGGCATGA
- a CDS encoding nitrate/sulfonate/bicarbonate ABC transporter ATP-binding protein, whose protein sequence is MPAPHDFVTPAASPAIAEVRHVSKNFLADTGRELVVLRDISLAVNPGEVVCVLGPSGCGKSTLLRILTGLIEPSAGEVLCHGQPLHGIHPGVAVVFQNFALYPWLTVEENVRVGAHGKGFGTEDQAARVNHVIDLVGLDGFEEAYPKELSGGMKQRVGIARALVGGPELLCMDEPFSALDVLTSESLRAEVSALWSRGDTGIKSLLVITHLIDEAVYLSDRIVVLSANPGQVREVVTNALPHPRDYRDPAFLRLVNELHAVITNIHLPDEAVPAPPPGRPPRIVPLPPAHIGEMVGLLRIVHEHGDRIDLFDLAEDLRLEFGRVILVSKAAELLHFIDTPQQEVVLTALGREFARGDANARKGIMHRQLHALGLFAYLLRLLENAPGKRLPAEVVKEQIILAMPTEEPEALFETLVDWGRYGEVIGYDSAKQEMYLDVEGIATADARA, encoded by the coding sequence ATGCCGGCCCCTCACGATTTCGTCACTCCCGCCGCCAGCCCAGCCATCGCCGAGGTGCGCCATGTATCCAAGAACTTCCTGGCGGACACCGGGCGGGAACTGGTTGTGCTCCGGGATATCAGCCTGGCGGTCAATCCCGGCGAGGTGGTGTGTGTACTCGGACCGTCCGGTTGCGGCAAGTCCACCCTGTTGCGCATTCTCACCGGACTCATTGAGCCGAGCGCGGGAGAAGTGCTCTGCCACGGCCAGCCACTGCACGGAATTCATCCCGGCGTCGCCGTCGTCTTCCAAAACTTCGCGCTCTATCCCTGGCTCACGGTGGAAGAAAACGTGCGTGTCGGCGCCCACGGCAAGGGGTTCGGGACGGAGGATCAGGCCGCCCGGGTCAACCATGTCATCGACCTGGTCGGACTCGACGGCTTCGAGGAAGCCTATCCGAAAGAGCTGTCCGGCGGCATGAAACAGCGCGTCGGCATCGCGCGAGCGCTGGTCGGCGGACCCGAGCTGCTCTGCATGGACGAGCCGTTCTCCGCCCTCGACGTGCTCACGTCGGAATCGCTGCGGGCGGAGGTGTCCGCTCTGTGGTCCCGCGGCGACACCGGCATCAAGAGCCTGCTGGTGATCACGCATCTGATCGACGAGGCCGTGTATCTCAGCGACCGCATCGTGGTCTTGAGCGCCAACCCCGGTCAAGTGCGCGAGGTCGTCACCAACGCCTTGCCGCATCCGCGCGATTATCGCGATCCTGCGTTTCTGCGCCTGGTCAACGAGCTGCACGCCGTCATCACCAACATCCACCTGCCCGACGAAGCCGTACCGGCGCCGCCTCCTGGGCGCCCACCGCGCATCGTGCCCCTGCCGCCGGCGCACATCGGTGAGATGGTGGGTCTCTTGCGCATCGTACACGAGCACGGCGACCGCATTGACCTGTTCGATCTCGCCGAGGATCTCCGCCTCGAATTTGGCCGCGTGATCCTGGTGAGCAAGGCGGCGGAACTGCTCCATTTCATCGACACGCCACAACAGGAAGTCGTCCTCACGGCATTGGGGCGTGAGTTCGCGCGGGGCGACGCCAACGCTCGCAAGGGGATCATGCACCGGCAACTCCACGCCTTGGGCTTGTTCGCCTACTTGCTGCGCTTGCTCGAGAACGCACCCGGAAAACGCTTGCCGGCGGAGGTGGTGAAGGAACAAATCATCCTGGCCATGCCGACGGAGGAACCGGAAGCACTCTTTGAGACGCTGGTGGACTGGGGACGTTACGGCGAGGTCATCGGCTACGACTCCGCCAAGCAGGAGATGTATCTCGATGTAGAGGGCATCGCCACGGCGGACGCCAGGGCGTGA
- a CDS encoding SAM-dependent methyltransferase encodes MQQELYGQRSADMSRRKRAGMWGVVCRVVLQRYVRPEDTVLDLGAGFCEFINAIRCSRKIAVDTNPRLREFAASGVVPVIGEIPGVLEHMVDACTQVVFCSNFLARLRDKESVLCVLRNVHRLLVSEGRMIIIQPNIRYAYKEYWDLFDHQVPLSHGSLSEALRMSGFDIEVLRPRFLPFTSGKSRLPLWLVRLYLALPPAQWLLGKQMLVVARKSKQSRVAR; translated from the coding sequence ATGCAGCAGGAACTGTATGGACAGCGATCCGCTGACATGAGCCGGCGCAAGCGGGCGGGGATGTGGGGGGTAGTGTGCCGCGTCGTGCTGCAGCGGTACGTCCGACCGGAGGACACTGTCCTCGATCTGGGCGCCGGCTTCTGCGAGTTCATCAATGCCATCCGGTGCAGCCGGAAGATCGCCGTGGATACGAATCCGCGCCTGCGTGAGTTTGCCGCTTCCGGGGTCGTGCCGGTCATCGGCGAAATCCCGGGGGTGCTCGAACACATGGTGGATGCCTGCACCCAGGTGGTGTTCTGCAGCAACTTCCTCGCACGTCTCCGCGACAAGGAGTCGGTCCTGTGCGTGCTGCGCAACGTGCATCGGCTCCTCGTTTCCGAGGGGCGCATGATCATCATCCAGCCGAACATCCGCTACGCCTACAAGGAGTACTGGGACCTCTTCGATCACCAGGTCCCGCTCAGCCACGGCAGCCTCAGCGAGGCGCTGCGGATGTCGGGTTTCGACATCGAAGTGTTGCGCCCGCGCTTTCTGCCCTTCACCAGCGGCAAGAGCCGCTTGCCGCTATGGCTCGTGCGCCTGTATCTGGCGTTGCCGCCGGCGCAGTGGCTGCTGGGGAAGCAGATGTTGGTGGTGGCAAGGAAGTCGAAACAAAGCCGCGTCGCGAGGTGA
- a CDS encoding PAS domain S-box protein has protein sequence MPPRSDEYFRTLIENTSDIVTILNEDGTIRYESSSIERLLGYKADELIGRHVMDFIHPEDRPAAMKTLEQAIHQAGVTQSTEVRFQHRDGAWRIFESVGKRLADPAEIAGVLLTSRDVTERRRIEEEARRHRAELSYLLRLSTMGEMASGIAHELNQPLTAITCYAKGCTRRIHAGVGEPAEILPVLEEIATQAMRAGEIIRQVRAFVRKGEPRREMVDLNELVRDVTCLVEAEARQHAVCMQLELASQVPPLFIDAVQIEQVIVNLVRNGLEAVSGAKRDVRELVLRTSLASADTVEVAVCDSGGGIPQEIAERMFDPFVSTKAGGLGMGLSISRSIVEVYGGRLWATPNPTYGTTFRFTLRFDPTFPR, from the coding sequence GTGCCACCGCGCAGCGACGAGTATTTCCGGACATTGATCGAAAATACCTCGGACATCGTCACCATTCTGAACGAGGACGGTACCATCCGGTACGAAAGCTCCTCCATCGAACGGCTGCTCGGGTACAAAGCGGATGAGTTGATTGGCCGGCATGTGATGGACTTCATTCATCCGGAAGACCGGCCTGCGGCGATGAAGACCCTGGAGCAAGCGATCCATCAAGCCGGTGTCACCCAGTCGACAGAGGTTCGCTTTCAGCACCGCGACGGTGCGTGGCGCATTTTCGAATCCGTCGGCAAGCGCCTCGCCGATCCAGCGGAAATCGCCGGGGTGCTGCTGACCTCGCGTGACGTCACCGAACGCCGGCGCATCGAAGAAGAGGCGCGGCGCCATCGGGCGGAGCTGTCCTACCTCCTGCGACTCAGTACGATGGGCGAGATGGCATCCGGGATTGCGCACGAGCTGAACCAGCCGCTGACAGCCATCACCTGCTATGCCAAGGGTTGTACGCGGCGGATCCACGCCGGCGTCGGCGAGCCCGCGGAGATTCTGCCGGTGCTGGAAGAGATCGCTACCCAAGCGATGCGGGCCGGCGAGATCATTCGTCAAGTCAGGGCATTCGTGCGCAAAGGCGAACCCCGACGGGAGATGGTGGATCTCAATGAGCTGGTGCGCGACGTGACGTGCTTGGTGGAAGCCGAGGCACGCCAGCACGCCGTGTGTATGCAGCTGGAGCTTGCTTCGCAGGTTCCCCCTCTGTTCATTGACGCCGTCCAGATTGAACAGGTTATCGTGAACCTGGTACGCAATGGCCTGGAGGCCGTGTCTGGAGCGAAAAGGGATGTGCGTGAGCTGGTGCTGCGCACGTCACTGGCCAGTGCGGACACGGTCGAGGTCGCAGTGTGCGACAGCGGGGGAGGGATCCCGCAGGAGATTGCCGAGCGGATGTTCGACCCGTTCGTCAGCACGAAAGCGGGCGGACTCGGCATGGGCCTCTCCATCAGCCGTTCGATCGTCGAGGTCTACGGTGGCCGTTTGTGGGCCACGCCCAACCCGACTTACGGGACCACGTTCCGGTTCACCCTGCGTTTTGACCCCACGTTTCCCAGATGA
- a CDS encoding alcohol dehydrogenase catalytic domain-containing protein translates to MKAAFCTQPGTFELREVEQPTPGPGEAVVKVRSCGICGSDLHFFHGGFPPPMVCPGHEISGEVVAVGDGANVRPGARVAIEPLLVCRECSYCRTGDYQLCEKFRLAGTTDDGGFAEYIRMPAYALFPLPAKVDFEVGALTEPLAVAVHGVRLANVRLGDRVAIQGAGTIGLLSVAAAKAAGAAEVWITARHPQQRAAAESLGASRVFLGPDASGEISDAARQQLVDVVIETVGGSADTINEAVYLVRPGGSIAVLGVFTTMPSLNAFTLVMKEVRIVGSLTYGRPGPRADFDVALQLLAEQPERFRKLITHRFPLSQIIRGFETAADKRSGSIKVAIRPE, encoded by the coding sequence ATGAAAGCAGCCTTTTGCACACAGCCGGGTACCTTTGAGCTCCGCGAAGTTGAACAGCCCACCCCGGGTCCCGGTGAGGCGGTGGTCAAGGTGCGCAGCTGCGGCATTTGCGGCAGCGATCTGCACTTTTTTCATGGCGGATTCCCACCGCCGATGGTCTGCCCGGGGCACGAGATCAGCGGGGAGGTCGTCGCCGTTGGCGACGGCGCCAACGTCCGGCCGGGCGCCCGCGTCGCCATCGAACCACTATTGGTGTGCCGCGAGTGCTCGTACTGCCGCACCGGGGATTACCAGCTGTGCGAGAAGTTCCGCCTCGCCGGCACGACGGACGACGGTGGTTTTGCGGAGTACATCCGCATGCCGGCGTACGCCCTGTTTCCGCTTCCCGCCAAGGTCGATTTCGAAGTTGGCGCGTTGACCGAGCCGCTGGCTGTCGCCGTTCACGGCGTTCGTCTGGCCAACGTGCGCCTGGGCGACCGGGTGGCGATTCAGGGCGCCGGCACCATTGGGCTGCTGTCCGTTGCCGCGGCCAAGGCCGCGGGCGCGGCGGAGGTGTGGATCACCGCCCGGCACCCCCAACAGCGTGCCGCCGCGGAATCGCTGGGCGCCTCACGTGTATTTCTCGGACCCGATGCGAGCGGTGAGATCTCCGACGCGGCACGGCAGCAGCTTGTCGACGTGGTCATCGAAACCGTGGGAGGATCAGCTGACACCATCAACGAAGCGGTGTACCTGGTGCGGCCCGGCGGCTCGATCGCGGTGCTGGGCGTGTTCACGACCATGCCGTCGTTGAACGCCTTCACACTGGTAATGAAAGAGGTGCGTATCGTCGGCTCACTGACCTACGGCCGTCCCGGCCCGCGCGCCGATTTCGACGTCGCGTTGCAGTTGTTGGCCGAACAACCCGAGCGCTTCCGCAAGCTGATCACGCACCGCTTTCCGCTCAGCCAGATCATTCGTGGCTTCGAGACCGCGGCCGACAAGCGCTCCGGGTCGATCAAGGTGGCCATCCGGCCGGAATGA
- a CDS encoding ABC transporter permease subunit has protein sequence MVAPNRTRRSADATGVLTLPRRPGALWVDALMVLVLCAIVAGVVGLARRWTAPLNPTIEIDLSPWALPRYTLFSLERGCAAYALSLVFTLIYGTVAAYSRRAERVMIPLLDILQGIPVLGFLPGLVLGMVALFPRSNFGLELACIVMIFTGQAWNMTFSFYGSLRAIPTDLREVARVHRFGWWKRFRTLEVPSAAIGLVWNSMMSMAGGWFFLTVTEAFTLGDHDFRLPGIGSYMSVAIDHGDVPAMLFAIVAMVTMIVAIDQLVWRPVIAWSQKFKIEETEAATVPASWVLSLLRRSRLVSGLQEMATAALAALRRHALSHTVAQHAAPLQTSHRNVGAQPAAPVRAPRLGPLLLAITGWTVALLFVLLTVWGAAHLVGMLRHVTLRQWITIVQALGLTFLRTSAAVLIGAAWAVPAGIWIGLSPRLSRIFQPVIQVVAAFPAPMLFPLVTAAFLALGIGFSWGCVALMLLGAQWYILFNVLAGAMTIPQDLRETVDVYRLRGFAAWRTLYLPSVFPQLVTGLITAAGGAWNASIVSEYLRYKQRTLIAPGLGSLITEATAAADFPLLAASVLTMAITLATLNRVVWKRLYRLADTRFSLNR, from the coding sequence GTGGTAGCGCCGAACCGAACACGACGGAGCGCAGACGCCACCGGCGTGCTCACGCTCCCACGCCGGCCCGGTGCTCTGTGGGTCGATGCACTGATGGTGCTCGTCCTCTGCGCCATCGTCGCGGGAGTGGTGGGCTTGGCCCGGCGTTGGACCGCGCCCCTGAATCCCACGATCGAGATTGATCTGTCCCCTTGGGCCTTACCACGGTACACGCTGTTTTCGCTGGAACGCGGGTGCGCCGCTTACGCCCTGTCACTCGTGTTCACTCTCATCTACGGCACGGTTGCCGCGTACAGCCGCCGCGCCGAACGCGTCATGATTCCTCTGCTCGATATTCTGCAGGGGATCCCGGTTCTCGGCTTCCTGCCCGGCCTGGTCCTCGGCATGGTGGCACTGTTCCCCCGCTCCAACTTCGGTCTCGAGCTCGCCTGCATCGTCATGATCTTCACCGGACAGGCATGGAACATGACCTTTTCCTTCTACGGATCATTGCGCGCCATACCCACCGATCTGCGCGAGGTCGCCCGGGTCCACCGTTTCGGCTGGTGGAAGCGATTTCGCACCCTCGAAGTGCCTTCGGCTGCCATCGGATTGGTGTGGAACTCGATGATGTCCATGGCGGGAGGCTGGTTTTTTCTCACCGTTACCGAGGCCTTCACCCTCGGTGATCACGATTTCCGGCTCCCTGGTATCGGCTCGTACATGAGCGTGGCCATCGATCACGGTGACGTGCCGGCGATGCTGTTCGCCATCGTCGCCATGGTGACGATGATTGTGGCGATCGATCAGCTCGTCTGGCGGCCGGTCATCGCCTGGTCGCAGAAATTCAAGATAGAGGAAACCGAAGCCGCCACGGTTCCGGCATCGTGGGTGCTGAGCCTGCTGCGCCGTTCCCGCTTGGTATCCGGGCTTCAAGAGATGGCAACGGCCGCCCTCGCCGCTCTGCGGCGACACGCGCTATCGCACACCGTGGCGCAGCATGCTGCGCCGCTACAAACATCCCATCGCAACGTAGGGGCACAGCCTGCTGCGCCCGTGCGTGCCCCGCGGTTGGGACCGCTGCTTCTTGCGATCACGGGCTGGACAGTCGCGTTGCTCTTTGTGCTGTTGACCGTGTGGGGCGCCGCGCACCTGGTGGGGATGCTGCGCCACGTGACACTGCGCCAGTGGATCACCATCGTCCAGGCCCTGGGCCTGACGTTTCTGCGCACCTCAGCGGCGGTGCTGATCGGTGCGGCATGGGCGGTCCCGGCCGGTATTTGGATCGGCCTCTCCCCGCGTCTCTCCCGTATTTTTCAGCCGGTGATTCAGGTGGTGGCCGCGTTTCCGGCACCGATGCTGTTCCCGCTGGTCACGGCGGCGTTCCTGGCGCTCGGCATCGGTTTCTCCTGGGGCTGTGTGGCCCTCATGTTGCTGGGAGCGCAGTGGTACATCTTGTTCAACGTGCTCGCCGGGGCAATGACGATTCCCCAGGACCTGAGGGAGACGGTCGACGTCTACCGGCTGCGTGGCTTTGCTGCTTGGCGTACGCTCTACTTGCCCAGCGTCTTTCCCCAGCTGGTGACGGGGCTGATCACCGCGGCGGGCGGCGCCTGGAACGCCAGCATCGTCTCGGAGTATCTGCGCTACAAGCAGCGGACGCTGATCGCGCCGGGACTGGGTTCGCTCATCACCGAGGCCACCGCGGCGGCGGATTTCCCGTTACTGGCGGCCAGCGTGTTGACCATGGCCATCACCTTGGCGACGCTGAACCGTGTGGTATGGAAGCGCTTGTATCGCCTGGCGGACACGCGCTTCAGTCTGAACCGATAG
- a CDS encoding flavin reductase family protein, whose amino-acid sequence MTKHSLPLSQVYRLLEPGPVVMVTTARKGRANIMTMSWHTMIDFEPPLVGCVISDRNYTFGVLKATKECVINIPTVELAAQVVRCGNTSGRRVDKFKTVGFTPATASRVSAPLIDECYANLECKVVDARMAAKYNLFILEVLKAWIDPSRKHPRTIHHLGRGAFMVAGKTIKLPSKMK is encoded by the coding sequence ATGACGAAACACTCCCTTCCTTTGTCTCAGGTCTATCGCCTGCTCGAGCCGGGGCCAGTCGTGATGGTCACAACCGCCCGCAAGGGACGGGCAAACATCATGACCATGTCGTGGCACACGATGATTGATTTCGAACCACCGCTTGTGGGTTGCGTGATCAGCGACCGGAACTATACATTCGGTGTCTTGAAGGCGACCAAAGAATGCGTGATCAACATCCCGACGGTGGAGCTGGCAGCACAGGTGGTGCGCTGCGGGAACACCTCCGGGCGACGGGTCGATAAGTTCAAGACCGTTGGTTTCACGCCAGCAACCGCCTCGCGCGTCAGCGCACCGCTCATCGACGAGTGCTATGCCAATCTCGAATGCAAGGTCGTCGATGCGAGGATGGCGGCCAAATACAACCTCTTCATTCTTGAGGTACTCAAAGCGTGGATCGACCCTTCAAGAAAACACCCGCGGACGATTCATCATCTCGGGAGAGGCGCCTTCATGGTTGCCGGCAAGACGATCAAGTTGCCCTCCAAGATGAAATAG
- a CDS encoding type II toxin-antitoxin system MqsA family antitoxin, producing MNTFADCSLCGGQVEEARVTYDYRRRGHLLVFDNVAAGACRQCGEKYFSPDVLKRMDDAYHDVFDRNKPPERMLQVPAVTL from the coding sequence ATGAATACATTTGCAGACTGCTCCTTGTGTGGCGGTCAGGTTGAAGAAGCACGCGTGACCTACGACTACCGCCGGCGCGGCCACCTCCTGGTCTTTGACAACGTGGCAGCCGGGGCCTGCCGCCAGTGCGGGGAAAAATACTTCTCCCCCGACGTTCTCAAGCGAATGGATGATGCCTACCACGACGTCTTCGATCGCAATAAACCACCCGAACGGATGCTTCAGGTCCCCGCCGTGACCCTCTAG